The genome window CTGGAACGCGTACGGGGATGCGAGGACATTTTGGTTCGGGTGTCCGATTGCAATCTCTTCTGACAGAAACGGCCAAACTGGAAGATGTACATTTTCTTGCCATCACCGATGCCACCGGTCTGGTATTAGCTCACAGCAATCAAGATATGATTGGAACACGACTGTTTTCTCCGGAAACCATGAAAACGCTCGACCCGACGCCTGAAGAAAAGTGGAAGTTGTCCACGGACGATACCGGAAAAAAGTCGTTTACGGTCTATCGTACCTTTCTCAAAGGTCAGGGAGAATGGCGAGGAAGAGGCGGCGGAGAAGGAGGAGGAGGAAAGCACCGTGGTATGCCTCGCTTCCTTTGCCCCGGAACGTGTCCGAGTGACGAAGCAGCAAAGCTGTATGACGATAAACTTGTCATCTTTGTCGGACTTGACGACACGCCCTATGCCGACGCCCGAGATGCCGATATTCACGGCACCATCCTCAATGCCGTCATCTTGTTCATTATCGGTCTGGCCGGAGTAGGAATACTGTACCTTGGACAACGTATCCGGGCATCGCGACAGAAACTCAAACAATCTCGTATTTTTGCCTCGGAAGTCATCTCCAGCTTGCCCGTTGGTCTGGTCGTTACGGATCGCCAGAATAACGTCACCTATGTCAATGATGTCGCCATGCGACTTTTTGCTCTGCCCTCCGACATACAACCAGGCAAACCGGCATCAGAAGTCATGCCGGCCGAGCTGCATCGCTTTTTTGATCAAGACACAAGCGAAAAAATAGCCGGACGACATATCACGATCCACCCCTCCAATGAAAGCGCCCTACCACTCAGTGTCGGCGTTTCAACTATTGCCGCTGAAGCGGGCGATATCGCCGGGCGACTGTTTGTCTTCGAGGATTTGTCGGAACTGGAACGATTGCAGAATGAAGTCCGACGTAAGGAAAAATTAGCGGCCGTTGGCAGTCTGGCTGCCGGTGTTGCCCATGAAATCCGTAATCCTTTAAGCTCCATCAAAGGATTCGCCATTCATCTCGGAAACCGATTCCAGGAAGGATCGGACGACAAAAATATCGCCAAGGTTATGGTGGGTGAAGTCGATCGTGTCAACCGAGTCATTACGCAGCTTCTGGATTTCACTCGGCCGACCGATGTCAACCCGCGTGAAGTCGATCCCATCCCCATTGTGGAGCGGGTGGCGCATCTCGTCGAACACGATGCACGAGACGCCGACATCGAACTGACGATTTCGACATCCCATGCCCCACATGTCGCTCACCTTGACCCCGATCGCTTTTCTCAAGCTCTACTCAATGTTTGTCTGAATGCCATTCAGGCCATGACAGAAGGAGGCAAACTTAACATCGCGGCCATAACCGAAGATGGCATGTTCGTTGTACGCATCACCGATAACGGCCCAGGCGTTGCCGAAACAGATCTCGCTCAGATTTTCGATCCGTATTTCACCACCAAGCCGAGTGGGACAGGACTTGGCTTGTCCATTGTTCAAAAAATCATGGAAGCTCACGGAGGAGATGTCACCATCTCTTCCCTCCCCGGTCAGGAAACAACGGTTTCGCTCAGATTCCCTCGTGCCTGAGTGGGGTGTTCTTCTGGAAGCATAGAGGAGCCAGAATGAAACCAACGGTCCTTATTGTCGATGACGACAACGCACACCGTCTCATGCTCAAAACCATGTTGTCGGGGTGGGGATATGGCACTGTTGAAGCCGGAGATGGCCAAGAGGCTGTGGAAATCATCCATCATCGACCATTTGATGCCGTTCTCATGGATGTGCGTATGGCCGGTATGGATGGCATTACCGCACTGGGACATATCAAAGCCTATAACCCGGCCATTCCCGTCCTCATTATGACGGCGTACGGTTCGGTATCGGCCGCCGTCGATGCCGTCAAGGGAGGGGCGTACGATTATTTATTGAAGCCGCTCGATTTCGATGATTTGCGCATCACCTTGGAACGCTCCATCGAACATCTCAAGCTCAAAACGGAAAATCGAGACTTACGCGATAAACTGGCGAATACGGATGTGTTTTCCGGCATCATCGGATCAAGCCGCGCTATGCGTGATGTACTGGAGCTTGCCGCAACCGTCGCACCGAGCGAAGCAACCGTGCTCATTACCGGTGAATCGGGAACAGGCAAAGAACTCATCGCCAAAGCCGTGCACATGGCCAGTGCCCGAAACGCCGGCCCCCTGGTGAGTGTCAATTGTGCCGCATTAACCGAAACTCTTCTCGAATCCGAACTGTTTGGCCATGAAAAAGGCGCGTTTACCGGAGCGGACAAACGCCGTGAAGGACGTTTTCAAAAGGCACATGGGGGCACTCTATTTCTTGATGAAATCGGCGAGATTGCCCCGCAAATCCAAGCCCGACTGCTCCGAGCCATTCAACAGGGTGAAATTCAACGCTTAGGCAGTGACGATCTGCTCAGAGTTGATGTTCGCGTTTTAGCGGCAACCAACCGTGACCTTATCAAAGAAGTTGAAGCCGGCCGATTCCGTGAAGATCTTTATTACCGGCTTAATGTCGTTTCGATTCATGTTCCACCACTGCGCGAACGTTTGGACGATATTCCGCTTCTTGTTGAGCATTTCCTCAATGTTTTTGCCGACAAGAACCGAAAATCCGTTCGCGGTTTCACGCCCAAAGCTATGGATATGATGCTCAAATACACTTGGCCGGGCAATGTTCGAGAACTCGAAAATGCCGTAGAGCGTGCAGTCATACTCACGCAGACGGACCGCATCGGTGAAAACGAACTCCCCCTTGCCATCATGAAAGCCTATCCAGGAGAATCGAGCATACCATCACCCATGGCGGGAGATTCGCATACCCTGGAGGATATCGAGCAACGCGCCATTCTCGATACCCTTGCCGCATGCGACAACAACAAGTCCGAAGCGGCGAGACGTCTTGGTATCACTCGCGCAACCTTACACAAGAAGCTGAAACGATACGGGGTGAAATAGCCCTCAGCATGCAGCACAAGGGACTTCTTCCACTCCCTTGGCTGCCGCTTGGACCATCGCCTGAACGATAAGATGATGAAACGGCCGAATAACGTTGAAATAGATCGGCCCCAACCTATTGTTATACATGACAATGGTATACACGCTGTAATTGACCAAACCTTCGGACCCAGGTTCAGGCACAACAGCAAGATACGCATCGAGGTGTTTGTCACTCGCAAACATCACATACAACCGCTCCGGGCTGTATGCATGCAGCTCAAAAAAATCGACAGGATCACCCGGTGTGGTCGGTACGGTTTCCGCCGTCAACTTCGGAGACGGTTGAAAGTCATATTCCAACCCGCACCATTTGGCGAAGATATTACGAATACGAAACAACACACGAGCCCATGCTGGTCTCCAATTGATCAGTCCTGCCACAAACGATTTCATATCAACTGAGCTCGTGACGGTTTTCACGTCGACATGGTCGGCACTTTCTAACAAGGAACGTAATGACTCCATCATTTCAGCGTGTTGCACTGGATGCTCCTGATTGTATGTTCAAAAGCCACGTTACCTCTGCATGCTGTAACGCGAGGAGGAACTGGAAATGGGCGATTAACTACGCCTTCGCTAAGCGGCCAGCCCGATCCTGCCTGACCCGGACGACGACATTAAGAAGGATTGACAAAATGAGGGCTCCAATCCCGTAGACTCCAATCGATATGACAACCTCAAGCACTGTCGGAACATATTCAGTGATCTCATGTGTCATAGATGGAATGAACCCGCCGGCGATAAGCCCCAGTCCTTTATCGATCCATGTTCCAAGAAACACCATAATACATATCGCAGGGATAAGGCGGGGATTGCTGTAGGCTCTGCGCACAAGCAATAACCACATGGCCGCTACCATGAGCACGACCGAGAGCCACATCCAAGGAACGAGCGCATGCTTCCCCTCCAACCCTGCATATAAATACATGAAATGCGCGGTATGCTCGGGAATGTTCGAATAAAACACGACAAAGGCTTCGCACACAAGAAAAAACAGGTTTGCCAACAATCCATACCGAATAATCGTCATCAAAGCGGCAATAGCTTTTTCACCAACATCAAACCCAGACACTCGTCGCAAAATATATAGTAAGAGAATAAGAAAGGCCGGTCCGGAAGCAAATGCCGATGCAAGAAAACGCGGCGCTAAAATGGCGGTCAGCCAAAAACTCCGGCCAGGCAAGCCACAATAGAGAAACGCTGTCACGGTATGAATACAAAATGCCAGAGGGATAGAGAAAAGAATAAGCGGTTTTATCCATGTCGGAGGCGCCATGCCGTTACGCTCGGCTTGCAGCACATTCCACCCCACAATGATATTCACCAGCATATATGCGGACAACACGGTTCCATCCCAAAAAATAACTGAATTCGGTGTGGGATGAAGAAAAACATTGAATGCGCGAGCCGGTTGTCCCAGGTCGACGAACAAAAACAGGAGGCACATGCAAATTGTCGCGACTGCGGTAAATTCACCAACAATCGTTATTTTTCCGAATTCTTTGAAATTATGCAAATAATACGGCAACACGAGCATGACGGCAGAAGCAGCGACCCCAACGAGAAACGTGAGTTGCGCCACATAGAACCCCCAGGACACATCCCGGGACAACCCTGTAATGGTCAACCCCATTTTCAACTGCCATAAGTAGGCAATGCCTGCTCCGACAATGACGGCCACAAGCAATCCTATCCAGCTCCAAAATCGTCCTCCACTCCGAATCACCAAATCCAGCATGATAGACCTCCAGAATGTTCACCACGCATCACTGCGTAGCCAATCAACACATCAATGGAGCCTCTACACCGGACGAATTAAGCGAGAATTAATCGGGTGGGAATTAATCAAAGCGAAATTTTAAAAATAAGCAAAATTGAACGTATCACATTGCGGAACTCAGCTTTCCACGAGGTCGGACACAAGACGTTGATACAGCGCTTTGGTTTCTGTACTCGGTAAAATCCCAAGTTCGTCTTGAAGACAACAGCGACACCGTTCGAAGATATCGTGGACAGCGGCCATATCTGCACGTTCGGCATGCGCTTGCATCAAGTATCGATAAATGGGCTCGACATGCCCATCCACACAAAGACAGGCTTCAGCGTGCTCGATACAGCCTTGCCAATCCTGATTTCCCCACGCTGAGGCAACAAGCCGAGACATACATTCCACATATTCGTTGTGCAGGTTCAGTCGCTCTCCTCGAAACCAGTCTTCTTCCGGGTCTTCCCCAAAGAGCGGACCGTGGTACAAGGACTTCGCCTTGTTCCAGACGGGAGCCGCCTCGTCCGAAGAATGACGGTCCAGCGACCGGGCATCTCGAACCGCACAATAAAACTGCTTCACATCAATCGAACCATCCTGCCCCGTCTCCAGACGATAACTATTATCGCGTCGCAACAGATACGAGGACGGTTGCCCTCGCTGAAGGCTGGGTTCCAGCAACTTGCGTAAAAAGGTCATTGCGACATGAAACCGTTTTCCTGTCACCTGCGGATCTTCATCCGGCCATGCCAGCTCAAGTAAAATATCTTTATCAATAAATCCGCTTTCGCTTTTGAGCGCCAAATACTTGAAGATCGTTAAGGCTTTGAAGTTCCGCCACACTTCATCAACAAGAGGGGTCTCACCGAGCGTCACCGTAAAACGCCCCAGCAACGTAACATGTAATGGAACAGGCACCGGAGACGGACTTGATGTCACCATGGCAGCGGCTGTGGTTCGTTCCACGCCTTTTCCTGTGCGGGCAACATGACGCAACTGCATAACAGTCTCATGATCGAGACGTTTCATCACCGAATCAATAAATGCGCTTTTTTCTTCTGACGCAACATAGCGAACCAAAACAGGGACTAAATGGGGAATATCTTCAACCAACCATGCCCCATAATCATACTGTGAACCGAGTCGAATAGCCTCGGCAAAATGGACATCGGCCGAAGCGGATCGCCCGGATAATGCATCAATGCGCGCCGTAATCACGGCACGTTGAAAACGAAGAAAGGTCGAGAGATCAATGCCTGCACCGTTTGTTGTCATCATGTGCAGCGCCTCGTCATACCGTTCCAACTCCACCAAAGTACGGGCCAGTTGAAGCGCAAGTTCTCCTTGCCACGCTACAAGGCCTTTCCCTTCAATACACGCAAGACCTCGCGCAAACGAAGCGTGTGCTCCATGCCAATCATCATCGGCTGTACACAGGACGCCCATCAATTCATGGTAGACAGATTTTCCCCAAGGATGCCCCAGAGCTGTAAATATATCATACACCACCTCCGCGGACTGACGGGCATCGTCAAGATCACCCAGCTCTATTGCATTGCGAGCCTTAGAGTAACTTAACCATCCGTATTGATGATCAAAGACACCAAGGTGTTTGACCATTTCCAACCCTTTTTCAGCCAAAGCCTTTCCACGATGGAAATCCCGTCGATACCGTGCAATCAATGCACTGTGCGCATGCACAAGGGGCAAAATCAATTCTGCTCCCATGGCCTCGAAGGCCTCCAGGCTTCGGGTCGTTGCAATATCGGCCTCAACAAAATGCCCTGCAGCCTGTTGCCGCATGATATGGCAAAACCGAATCCACAGACGACTGAAGTTCCTCATGGGATTTCCGCTTTGGGCTGTTAAACCCATGGCCTCATGAAGCAGTGTATCGGCAGCCTCGAATTTTCCCAATATCGATGCAAAGAAAATGCAGTAACCGGCAATATCACTTCGAACACAGGGATCAGATTGTGATGTCTCCCACAGTGCATACATATTCTCATAGGCACTCACGATATTGCCTCGAAAATATTCATGGACGCCGATTTCCCTCAAGCAGGATTCTTCTCCAAGCGTGTCGTTGGCCGCCCGGAAAAGATGCAATGCGTTTTGAAACTGAGCAACGGCTTGATCCATGTTCCCACGAATGGAGGCGAGGCGAGCTTTGAAAAGAAAAACACGGGGGTGCCGCTTCACGATTTCATCAGGCAGTGTATCAAGCGCTTCACTGAGCAATGCAAATGAATATGAAGCCCAATCTTCCACTCGCACCAACGGCTCCAACACATGACAGATTTCATCGTGTAAATTTTCGCTCATATACAAGCGTAACGCCTGTTGCCCGTGACCTTTTTCTTCCAATATCCGACCAAAGGAACAGAGGAGATCCGTCAACTCTTGCCGATTATAGCGCAATTTGGCTTGACGGCGCAGACCATCGCGCAACAAATGATGATAACAGTAACTGTTCTCGCCAGGTAAACGAAAGGTAAACACATGATTTCGGCAAAGCTGTTCCAAAACGGCAGACGTATCACTGCGCTGGAGCGCAGCATTGCAAATCGACGGTTCCATCCAGTCCAACAACGCCGTCTTGCACATAAAGTCAGAGAGTTCATCAGGCAAGCCTGATAACACATTCTCTTCAAAGTAGTTTGTGACGGTCTCATGCGTGGTCACATCTCGTGACTCAGGCGATGCCAAGCACAACAAAACGATCCCGGCCGCCCACCCACGGCTTCGACGATAATTTTCAACTAATGTTATCGAATCGATGCTTTCTCCAACAAGATGCCGGCAGAGTCGGTCACTCTCCATCTGGCACAATCCAAGTTCCGCTTCCCCGAATGCACGCACCTGACGGCGACTTTGAAACAACGACAGTCGAAACGCAGGTTGTGTTCGACTCAAGAGGAGCCAATGCACCGTGGTTGGAAGGCGCTCCATGAGAAATTCAACGCAGGAAGAAATATCGGGATTTTCCCCAAGACGGTGGCAATCATCCAGAACAATCAAGAGTGGGGCCTGAATGTGCTCTCCGATTTCACTCGCAAACGCACACAGCACCGATTGTCGCACAGAATCCAGAACAAGAGGTGCTGCAAGTCGAGGAAGAATCTCTGCTCCAAAGTCGGGCACATACTGTCGTGCCCCGGCAATCAAGTAGCTCAAGAACGTATTGAAATCTCTGTCGAACTCGTCGAGCCCATACCAGAGCGTTTGCATACCGGCCTGTTCGACAACCTGAGCGGCCAATGATGTTTTCCCATATCCGGCTCCTGCGACATAGAGACAAATCGGTGATTCGATAACAGCTTTCACGAAGGCTTGGATATTTTCGCGAGGTACCAAATCCGGAGCCACTGCCGGAGCAAGCTTGGATGGAAGGATATGTATAGACTGCTCCATGAAAAACTCTCAATGGTTAAAATACGTTCAATTAGTTTCAGGTTCCGTATCCAATTCTCGGTATCCAAGCAAGAATGGCGCGTTTTTCTCCAGAGGTGCTTTTCCTCCTCGAACCTGGCTCCAAAACGAATCGCATTGACAATACATCGTTGCAAAGAACTTCATATTGACACGTACCGTTGACCAACTTGCCATATCAATACTGTACAGGATGCTGATTTGACATGCACGGAACATGAGTACGGAGATAACCTTTACAAGGAAAACAGTATGAACTTCTCTCGCGTATCCGCCTTGCTCGGTTTGTGTACGGTATTTTTTCTCTGCCCTGGGCAATCCTGTGCCGCAGAAAATGTCCAGCTGGGCCCCCGGCCTTATTATCTTGTCAACGACATGGATGCGAGCCCGCTGAAAAGCGAACTTGAAAAATGTGTGAATACAAAACCCTCCACCTCCAACTTTTCCATCGGGCACCGTGGTGCCTGCATGATGTTTCCCGAACATTCTCGCGAATCGTACATTGCCGCTGCCCGCATGGGTGCCGGCATCATTGAATGCGATGTTACCTTCACGAAAGACAAGGAACTCGTTTGCCGCCATTCCCAATGCGATCTCCACACGACCACGAATATCCTCGCCATTCCGGAACTGGCCGCGAAATGCACCCAGCAGTTTACCCCGGCTGAAATCGATCCCAAAACCGGCGAAGTCATAAAGCCGGCTTCAGCCAAATGCTGCACGAGCGACATCACCCTGGCCGAATTCAAGACGCTGAAAGCCAAGATGGATGCGAGCAATCCCAAAGCCACCACAGTGGAAGAATACATGGATGCCACCCCGAGCTGGCGCACCGACCTCTATTCCCCCGGCACGGTCATGACGCACAAGGAAAGCATCGCCCTGTTTAAGGAACTTGGCGTGAAGATGACGCCGGAACTCAAGAGTGCCAGCGTGGACATGCCCTATGACGGCAATTTCACACAGGAAGCCTACGCGCAGAAGATGATCGATGAGTATACAGAAGCCGGTGTTGCGCCGGAAAACGTTTTTGCACAATCGTTTAATCTCAATGATATTCTCTATTGGATCAAAGCCGATCCCGAATTCGGCAAACAAGCGGTGTTCCTCGACGATCGCGATGAAACGCTCGACGGCTTCAATATCGAAGACCCCGCCACGTGGAAACCGTCCATGAAAGAACTCGCCGCCAAAGACGTCAACATCATCGCCCCGCCTTTGTGGATGCTCATGACGGTCAAAGACGGTAAACTCGCCGCGTCGGAATACGCCAAACAGGCGAAAGCGGCCGGTCTCGACATCATCACCTGGAGCCTGGAACGCTCCGGCCCTCTGCGTGACGGCGGTGGTTGGTATTACCAGACTGTCAACGATATTACCAACAATCCCGGTGATATCATGAACACCATCGATGTTCTTGCTCAAGATGTCGGCGTCATCGGTATCTTCTCTGACTGGGCCGCCACGGTGACGTATTACGCTAACTGCAAAGGCTTTAAATAACGCTTTCCCTGCATTCAGCCCACCTCCAGCGGGGCCGGCTTCGGCCGGCCCTCACTTGACTTCTTCTCGCACATTACCATTCTGTACGAATCCCCTCTTTTAGAGTATTCTCATCGTCCGGTTGTCCATTGTTTCAGCCGGCGTTTTCGATTGACACAGCATCCAACCGGCCAAGGAGATTCCATGCAAAATCGCCGTTTGCTCTTTATATTGCCGATACTTGTCCTTATCGGACTCAG of Desulfovibrio inopinatus DSM 10711 contains these proteins:
- a CDS encoding ATP-binding protein is translated as MQFSFEDMDRDTNRFASPWLLFGATGILALVVTIMAFLNIHRHEIDLTRIMVQKGAGLIRAFEAGTRTGMRGHFGSGVRLQSLLTETAKLEDVHFLAITDATGLVLAHSNQDMIGTRLFSPETMKTLDPTPEEKWKLSTDDTGKKSFTVYRTFLKGQGEWRGRGGGEGGGGKHRGMPRFLCPGTCPSDEAAKLYDDKLVIFVGLDDTPYADARDADIHGTILNAVILFIIGLAGVGILYLGQRIRASRQKLKQSRIFASEVISSLPVGLVVTDRQNNVTYVNDVAMRLFALPSDIQPGKPASEVMPAELHRFFDQDTSEKIAGRHITIHPSNESALPLSVGVSTIAAEAGDIAGRLFVFEDLSELERLQNEVRRKEKLAAVGSLAAGVAHEIRNPLSSIKGFAIHLGNRFQEGSDDKNIAKVMVGEVDRVNRVITQLLDFTRPTDVNPREVDPIPIVERVAHLVEHDARDADIELTISTSHAPHVAHLDPDRFSQALLNVCLNAIQAMTEGGKLNIAAITEDGMFVVRITDNGPGVAETDLAQIFDPYFTTKPSGTGLGLSIVQKIMEAHGGDVTISSLPGQETTVSLRFPRA
- a CDS encoding sigma-54-dependent transcriptional regulator → MKPTVLIVDDDNAHRLMLKTMLSGWGYGTVEAGDGQEAVEIIHHRPFDAVLMDVRMAGMDGITALGHIKAYNPAIPVLIMTAYGSVSAAVDAVKGGAYDYLLKPLDFDDLRITLERSIEHLKLKTENRDLRDKLANTDVFSGIIGSSRAMRDVLELAATVAPSEATVLITGESGTGKELIAKAVHMASARNAGPLVSVNCAALTETLLESELFGHEKGAFTGADKRREGRFQKAHGGTLFLDEIGEIAPQIQARLLRAIQQGEIQRLGSDDLLRVDVRVLAATNRDLIKEVEAGRFREDLYYRLNVVSIHVPPLRERLDDIPLLVEHFLNVFADKNRKSVRGFTPKAMDMMLKYTWPGNVRELENAVERAVILTQTDRIGENELPLAIMKAYPGESSIPSPMAGDSHTLEDIEQRAILDTLAACDNNKSEAARRLGITRATLHKKLKRYGVK
- a CDS encoding DUF2867 domain-containing protein, which codes for MQHAEMMESLRSLLESADHVDVKTVTSSVDMKSFVAGLINWRPAWARVLFRIRNIFAKWCGLEYDFQPSPKLTAETVPTTPGDPVDFFELHAYSPERLYVMFASDKHLDAYLAVVPEPGSEGLVNYSVYTIVMYNNRLGPIYFNVIRPFHHLIVQAMVQAAAKGVEEVPCAAC
- the dsrP gene encoding sulfate reduction electron transfer complex DsrMKJOP subunit DsrP, with protein sequence MLDLVIRSGGRFWSWIGLLVAVIVGAGIAYLWQLKMGLTITGLSRDVSWGFYVAQLTFLVGVAASAVMLVLPYYLHNFKEFGKITIVGEFTAVATICMCLLFLFVDLGQPARAFNVFLHPTPNSVIFWDGTVLSAYMLVNIIVGWNVLQAERNGMAPPTWIKPLILFSIPLAFCIHTVTAFLYCGLPGRSFWLTAILAPRFLASAFASGPAFLILLLYILRRVSGFDVGEKAIAALMTIIRYGLLANLFFLVCEAFVVFYSNIPEHTAHFMYLYAGLEGKHALVPWMWLSVVLMVAAMWLLLVRRAYSNPRLIPAICIMVFLGTWIDKGLGLIAGGFIPSMTHEITEYVPTVLEVVISIGVYGIGALILSILLNVVVRVRQDRAGRLAKA
- a CDS encoding BTAD domain-containing putative transcriptional regulator encodes the protein MEQSIHILPSKLAPAVAPDLVPRENIQAFVKAVIESPICLYVAGAGYGKTSLAAQVVEQAGMQTLWYGLDEFDRDFNTFLSYLIAGARQYVPDFGAEILPRLAAPLVLDSVRQSVLCAFASEIGEHIQAPLLIVLDDCHRLGENPDISSCVEFLMERLPTTVHWLLLSRTQPAFRLSLFQSRRQVRAFGEAELGLCQMESDRLCRHLVGESIDSITLVENYRRSRGWAAGIVLLCLASPESRDVTTHETVTNYFEENVLSGLPDELSDFMCKTALLDWMEPSICNAALQRSDTSAVLEQLCRNHVFTFRLPGENSYCYHHLLRDGLRRQAKLRYNRQELTDLLCSFGRILEEKGHGQQALRLYMSENLHDEICHVLEPLVRVEDWASYSFALLSEALDTLPDEIVKRHPRVFLFKARLASIRGNMDQAVAQFQNALHLFRAANDTLGEESCLREIGVHEYFRGNIVSAYENMYALWETSQSDPCVRSDIAGYCIFFASILGKFEAADTLLHEAMGLTAQSGNPMRNFSRLWIRFCHIMRQQAAGHFVEADIATTRSLEAFEAMGAELILPLVHAHSALIARYRRDFHRGKALAEKGLEMVKHLGVFDHQYGWLSYSKARNAIELGDLDDARQSAEVVYDIFTALGHPWGKSVYHELMGVLCTADDDWHGAHASFARGLACIEGKGLVAWQGELALQLARTLVELERYDEALHMMTTNGAGIDLSTFLRFQRAVITARIDALSGRSASADVHFAEAIRLGSQYDYGAWLVEDIPHLVPVLVRYVASEEKSAFIDSVMKRLDHETVMQLRHVARTGKGVERTTAAAMVTSSPSPVPVPLHVTLLGRFTVTLGETPLVDEVWRNFKALTIFKYLALKSESGFIDKDILLELAWPDEDPQVTGKRFHVAMTFLRKLLEPSLQRGQPSSYLLRRDNSYRLETGQDGSIDVKQFYCAVRDARSLDRHSSDEAAPVWNKAKSLYHGPLFGEDPEEDWFRGERLNLHNEYVECMSRLVASAWGNQDWQGCIEHAEACLCVDGHVEPIYRYLMQAHAERADMAAVHDIFERCRCCLQDELGILPSTETKALYQRLVSDLVES
- a CDS encoding glycerophosphodiester phosphodiesterase family protein, with the protein product MNFSRVSALLGLCTVFFLCPGQSCAAENVQLGPRPYYLVNDMDASPLKSELEKCVNTKPSTSNFSIGHRGACMMFPEHSRESYIAAARMGAGIIECDVTFTKDKELVCRHSQCDLHTTTNILAIPELAAKCTQQFTPAEIDPKTGEVIKPASAKCCTSDITLAEFKTLKAKMDASNPKATTVEEYMDATPSWRTDLYSPGTVMTHKESIALFKELGVKMTPELKSASVDMPYDGNFTQEAYAQKMIDEYTEAGVAPENVFAQSFNLNDILYWIKADPEFGKQAVFLDDRDETLDGFNIEDPATWKPSMKELAAKDVNIIAPPLWMLMTVKDGKLAASEYAKQAKAAGLDIITWSLERSGPLRDGGGWYYQTVNDITNNPGDIMNTIDVLAQDVGVIGIFSDWAATVTYYANCKGFK